Proteins from one Ipomoea triloba cultivar NCNSP0323 chromosome 1, ASM357664v1 genomic window:
- the LOC116030793 gene encoding vacuolar iron transporter homolog 2-like: MAKTNKNEESNQEVDFSKRSQWLRAALLGANDGLLSTASLMMGVGAVRKDARTMVLAGIAGLVAGACSMAIGEFVSVYSQHDMAVAEMERKESRRGGPGEAVMKAEMESLPNPFQAAGASAMAFAVGAAVPLLPAAFIRAYRWRVAVVVAVSSAALLGFGGLGAYLGRAPYMKSCFRVLIGGWVAMAITFAVSKSFDVLGF; this comes from the coding sequence ATGGCAAAAAccaataaaaatgaagaaagtaACCAAGAAGTTGACTTCTCTAAGAGGTCACAATGGCTTAGGGCAGCTCTGCTAGGTGCCAATGATGGCTTGCTCTCAACCGCCTCGCTAATGATGGGCGTTGGGGCCGTCCGGAAAGACGCCCGGACGATGGTCCTCGCCGGAATCGCCGGGCTGGTCGCCGGCGCGTGCAGCATGGCCATCGGCGAGTTCGTGTCCGTGTACTCGCAGCACGACATGGCCGTGGCGGAGATGGAGCGGAAGGAGAGCCGCCGGGGCGGGCCGGGGGAGGCGGTGATGAAGGCGGAGATGGAGAGTTTGCCGAACCCGTTTCAGGCGGCCGGCGCGTCGGCGATGGCTTTCGCGGTGGGGGCGGCGGTGCCGCTGCTGCCGGCGGCGTTCATAAGGGCTTACCGGTGGCGcgtggcggtggtggtggcggtTTCCAGCGCGGCGTTGCTAGGGTTTGGAGGGTTGGGTGCTTATCTCGGGAGGGCTCCTTACATGAAGTCTTGCTTTAGGGTTTTGATTGGGGGGTGGGTGGCCATGGCAATCACTTTTGCTGTTTCTAAGTCATTTGACGTACTGGGATTTTAA
- the LOC115995861 gene encoding uncharacterized protein LOC115995861 yields MGLLTTAKATSLMPGYTFVSDEVYMGNLVCQALAILRKPVQYHEFFLINFNRPYISQACAKRIEGDESGHKHCTGQYFDYWHCIDKCVALKLFAKLK; encoded by the exons ATGGGTCTTTTGACTACTGCCAAAGCTACTTCTCTAATGCCAGGTTATACTTTTGTCAGTGATGAGGTTTACATGGGAAATTTGGTTTGCCAAGCCTTAGCAATCCTTAGAAAACCGGTTCAGTATCATGAattctttttaataaatttcAACCGTCCTTACATCTCACAGGCATGTGCTAAACGGATTGAAGGTGATGAAAGTGGGCACAAACATTGCACTGGacaatattttgattattgGCACTGCATTGACAAATGC GTTGCCCTAAAGCTGTTTGCAAAACTCAAGTAG
- the LOC115997396 gene encoding uncharacterized protein LOC115997396: MNQIKADDEMPLWGLQVFGYQKTLPKLDFPELTRCRFLQSFLKNELNSLVELKTDEGQSFLEGLLRDGWLLKLISSHGRLERSIAKWSFNMLLYSPQQQLGAAACSFWCRILSSKSEFDLQNFEIEWLPDYSELISALDVYGFLLDAPSKSSSSMELDHLDSDSSSPPQNIRSWIKFVSVICKVRNICSVFSTEEVEDLIVVMICMFMDRQLLGLVLILDECLHSLISFFSDNEFDVSCVKIAKSLTCRLATDISCLRAVDSISVRDAHSKRLKSAAAFEFLIACFDSKVSDAEGILKSIISINLRDESFDLQKMYIYLILVENWLFCDPMLKDNPELIEMWAVCLRNCTCQISSTDLRSYALKVRSKASYLSQGNAKKW, from the exons ATGAATCAAATAAAGGCCGATGATGAAATGCCTTTGTGGGGTCTTCAAGTTTTTGGATATCAG AAAACTTTGCCAAAACTGGATTTCCCTGAGCTAACGAGGTGCAGGTTTCTGCAATCTTTCCTGAAAAACGAGCTTAATTCATTGGTAGAACTCAAAACAGATGAAG GACAGAGTTTCCTTGAGGGGTTGCTCAGAGATGGATGGCTTTTGAAATTAATCAGCTCTCATGGTCGACTTGAAAGATCCATTGCAAAATGGAGTTTTAATATGT TGTTGTATTCACCACAACAACAGTTAGGAGCTGCTGCATGCAGCTTTTGGTGTCGCATTCTCTCGTCTAAAAGTGAG TTTGACCTACAAAACTTTGAAATTGAATGGTTACCAGACTATTCAGAACTAATAAGTGCCCTTGATGTATATGGCTTTCTATTGGATGCACCTTCAAAGTCATCATCATCCATGGAACTTGACCATTTAG ATTCTGATTCTTCTAGTCCACCACAAAATATAAGGTCTTGGATAAAGTTCGTTTCTGTTATTTGCAAAGTAAG GAACATATGTTCAGTCTTCTCAACTGAAGAGGTAGAAGACCTGATAGTAGTGATGATCTGTATGTTTATGGATCGTCAACTTCTCGGCCTCGTCCTAATCTTGGATGAGTGTCTTCACTCGCTTATTAGCTTTTTTAGTGACAATGAATTTGATGTCAGCTGTGTCAAAATAGCTAAATCCCTCACCTGCAG ACTGGCTACTGATATCTCTTGCTTGAGAGCTGTGGATAGCATTTCAGTGCGTGATGCTCATAGTAAGCGTTTAAAAAGTGCAGCAGCCTTTGAGTTTCTTATAGCATGTTTTGATAGTAAG GTATCTGATGCAGAAGGGATCCTAAAATCTATAATTTCTATTAATCTGAGAGATGAGAGCTTTGATCTTcagaaaatgtatatatacctGATATTGGTAGAAAACTGGCTTTTCTGTGACCCAATGCTAAAAGACAATCCAGAACTAATTGAGATGTGGGCAGTATGTCTGCGGAACTGCACCTGCCAAATCAGCAGCACAGATTTGAGGTCTTATGCTttaaag GTGAGGAGTAAGGCTTCATATCTTTCTCAAGGCAATGCCAAAAAATGGTAA
- the LOC115999996 gene encoding putative clathrin assembly protein At1g03050, with amino-acid sequence MAPSKLRKAIGAMKDQTSIHLAKVSGNDDSVADLEVAIVKATSHEDFPADERHVREILTLTCHSPAHVAACVSAISRRLSKTRDWVVALKALMLIHRLLTHGDLAYEQEVFFATRRGTRLLNMSDFRDGGASRSESWDFSAFVRTYALYLDEQLEFRMQMRRSRKVERNDYYEEEEEEAAAATPARVPTPVKELKNELVYSRIHHYAHILDRFLACKPTGGARSSRMVLVALYPVVKESFVIYFDMAELMGILIDRFMELTIPDSIKVHEIFCKVAKQFEELQMFYNWCKATGIARSSEYPDVENYPQKKLHLMEDLIREKSEERWMKRDEAPEKMEEPEVEVEVEMEVEPEEQDMNEIKALPPSEDFFNPREEVEPEKKGQDIGDLLNLGEDAPTAEEHANQLALALFQGGSTAAETTTASPWEAFSDSGDWETALVQSASHLSNQTAQFSGGFDMLLLDGMYHQGTINHAVASSGATGSSSSVAFGSAGRPAMLALPAPPAPTSGTAYTAQGMDPFAASLSIPPPAYVQMSEIERKQRLLMEEQLMWHQYTRDGMQGQAGFANVHQPNLYPYTRTY; translated from the exons ATGGCCCCCAGCAAGCTACGGAAAGCCATAGGGGCCATGAAGGACCAGACCAGCATCCACCTCGCCAAAGTCTCCGGCAACGACGACTCCGTCGCCGACTTAGAAGTCGCCATCGTCAAAGCCACCAGCCACGAGGACTTCCCGGCGGATGAGCGGCACGTGCGCGAGATCCTCACCCTCACGTGCCACTCGCCCGCGCACGTGGCTGCTTGCGTCAGCGCCATCTCGAGGCGTCTGAGCAAGACGCGCGACTGGGTGGTGGCGCTGAAGGCGCTCATGCTCATCCACCGCCTCCTCACCCACGGCGACTTGGCGTACGAGCAGGAGGTTTTCTTCGCCACGCGCCGCGGCACGCGCCTCCTCAACATGTCGGACTTCCGCGACGGCGGCGCGTCGCGGTCGGAGTCGTGGGATTTCTCGGCGTTCGTGAGGACGTACGCGCTTTACCTGGACGAGCAGCTGGAGTTCCGGATGCAGATGCGGCGGAGCAGGAAGGTGGAGCGCAACGATTATTatgaggaggaggaagaggaggcGGCGGCGGCCACTCCGGCGAGAGTGCCGACGCCGGTGAAAGAGCTTAAGAATGAGCTCGTCTATTCCAGAATTCATCACTACGCCCACATTCTAGACCGCTTCTTAGCCTGCAAACCAACAG GTGGTGCTCGGAGCAGCAGAATGGTGCTGGTAGCGCTGTACCCAGTAGTGAAGGAGAGCTTCGTAATCTACTTTGACATGGCAGAGCTAATGGGGATCTTGATTGACAGATTCATGGAGCTTACCATTCCAGACTCTATCAAAGTCCACGAGATTTTCTGCAAGGTGGCTAAGCAGTTCGAAGAGCTACAGATGTTCTACAACTGGTGTAAAGCCACCGGAATCGCTCGCTCCTCCGAGTACCCCGACGTCGAAAATTACCCGCAGAAGAAGCTCCATCTCATGGAAGATCTTATCCGGGAGAAATCGGAAGAGAGATGGATGAAGCGCGACGAAGCGCCGGAGAAAATGGAGGAGCcggaggtggaggtggaggtggagATGGAAGTGGAGCCGGAAGAACAGGATATGAATGAGATAAAAGCGCTGCCG CCTTCCGAGGATTTCTTTAACCCGAGGGAGGAGGTTGAGCCGGAGAAGAAGGGACAGGACATCGGAGATCTGTTGAACTTGGGGGAGGATGCGCCGACGGCGGAAGAGCACGCGAATCAGTTGGCATTGGCTTTGTTCCAAGGCGGCTCTACGGCGGCGGAAACAACCACCGCTTCACCGTGGGAGGCGTTTAGTGATTCCGGGGACTGGGAAACCGCCCTGGTCCAATCCGCCAGCCACCTCTCAAACCAGACGGCGCAATTCTCCGGCGGCTTCGACATGTTACTCCTCGACGGAATGTACCATCAGGGAACGATCAACCACGCCGTCGCCTCCTCCGGCGCCACCGGCAGCTCTAGCAGCGTGGCCTTCGGGTCCGCCGGACGCCCAGCAATGCTGGCTCTGCCGGCACCGCCTGCACCGACCTCCGGCACAGCCTACACAGCTCAGGGAATGGACCCTTTCGCCGCCTCGCTCTCCATTCCGCCGCCGGCGTACGTGCAGATGTCGGAGATAGAGAGGAAACAGAGACTTTTAATGGAAGAACAGCTGATGTGGCATCAATATACCAGAGATGGAATGCAAGGGCAGGCAGGTTTTGCCAATGTTCATCAACCAAATCTTTATCCTTACACAAGAACCTACTAA
- the LOC116017888 gene encoding phosphatidylserine decarboxylase proenzyme 2-like — protein MGHAASKSDTSSSDSDSGDSQRPSRIRRFGQRLRLRPRLRPSLRRHCRHARRKKTTSGSHSSKLLSEEDFAGIARLRLVNATMKFKDKWLACVTLGFQTFRTHTSDHTDKPTWNSERKLLLESHGAHIARISVFETNKLSRNNLIGYCEIDLLDYLSRDSNSDIEAFDLLDPSSPSVVVGCISISCSIQDPVETERSFVKRILSIVDYNEDGELSLAEFSDLVDAFGNQFAAEKKQELFRQADTNGDGVVSLDELAMLLTVHKERDPLINCCPVCGEVLELSDRLNCMIHLTLCFDEGTGSQVMTGGFLTDKQASSGWMFKLSEWANFSTYEIGLRSGASASRILVYDRRKKRLVEEIIDRKIMLAMRAIYQSKFGVGLIGSGAKEILQSISEKQGRKMDSLESAKDITKFVEFFKDQINMNEVKYPLEHFKTFNEFFIRELKPGARPIARLEHDYIAVCAADCRLMAFNSVTDSSRFWIKGRKFSIQGLLGKEVCSDAFIDGSLVIFRLAPQDYHRYHSPVSGTVKTFIDIPGCLYTVNPIAVNSKYCNVFTENKRVVSIISTEDFGKVAFVAIGATMVGSITFSKKEGDYVRKGEEFGYFSFGGSTVICIFEKGSLRIDKDLLENSAKSLETLVSVGMQLGVSTKTQDYC, from the exons ATGGGACACGCCGCCTCGAAATCGGACACTTCCTCGTCGGACTCCGACTCCGGCGACAGTCAGAGGCCCTCCCGGATCAGAAGGTTCGGTCAGCGCCTCCGCCTTCGTCCCCGCCTTCGCCCCAGCCTCCGTCGCCACTGCCGCCACGCTCGCAGGAAGAAGACGACCTCCGGTTCGCACTCCTCTAAGCTCCTCAGCGAAGAAGATTTCGCCGGCATCGCTCGCCTCCGCCTCGTCAAT GCGACCATGAAATTCAAGGACAAATGGCTTGCTTGCGTTACGCTTGGTTTTCAAACTTTTCGAACTCACACGTCTGATCA CACTGACAAGCCTACTTGGAACTCA GAGAGGAAGCTCCTTTTGGAAAGCCATGGGGCACATATTGCAAGAATCTCTGTCTTTGAG ACTAATAAACTGTCCAGGAACAATTTGATCGGGTACTGCGAGATTGATCTGCTTGACTATCTTTCCCGG GACTCTAATTCTGATATTGAGGCATTTGACTTATTAGATCCATCATCCCCTTCTGTTGTAGTTGGCTGCATATCTATATCATGTTCTATCCAG GATCCAGTTGAAACCGAGAGAAGTTTTGTAAAGCGTATCTTGTCTATAGTG GACTACAATGAAGATGGAGAGCTTTCACTGGCTGAGTTCTCTGATTTAGTCGATGCATTTGGCAACCAATTTGCTGCTGAAAAG AAACAGGAGCTTTTCAGACAGGCTGACACGAATGGGGATGGCGTTGTTAGCTTGGATGAATTGGCTATGCTTTTGACTGTTCACAAAGAACG GGATCCTTTGATCAACTGCTGCCCAGTTTGTGGCGAGGTTCTTGAACTTTCTGATAGGTTGAACTGCATGATTCATTTGACCTTGTGTTTCGACGAAGGAACTGGTAGCCAAGTTATGACTGGAGGATTCCTAACAGATAAGCAGGCTTCAAGTGG ATGGATGTTCAAACTGAGTGAATGGGCTAATTTCTCAACCTACGAGATCGGTCTGAGATCTGGAGCAAGTGCATCGCGTATCTTG GTGTATGATCGACGAAAGAAGAGGCTTGTGGAGGAAATAATCGACCGCAAGATTATGTTAGCAATGAGAGCTATTTATCAATCTAAGTTTGGTGTCGGCCTTATTGGCAGTG GAGCAAAAGAAATCCTGCAAAGCATCTCAGAAAAACAAGGCAGAAAAATGGATTCTCTTGAATCTGCTAAAGACATAAcaaaatttgttgaattttttaag GATCAAATCAACATGAATGAAGTCAAGTACCCATTGGAGCATTTTAAG ACATTCAATGAATTTTTCATTAGAGAATTGAAGCCTGGCGCAAGGCCAATCGCCCGCTTGGAACACGATTACATTGCTGTATGTGCAGCCGATTGTCGTCTGATGGCATTCAACTCTGTTACAGATAGTTCAAGATTTTGGATCAAG GGACGAAAGTTTTCCATCCAAGGTCTTTTAGGGAAAGAAGTGTGTTCTGATGCATTCATTGATGGAAGTTTGGTGATATTTAGGTTGGCACCACAG GACTATCACCGATACCATTCACCCGTCTCAGGAACTGTCAAAACCTTCATTGATATACCTGGATGTTTATACACA GTGAATCCTATTGCTGTCAATAGCAAGTACTGCAATGTTTTCACTGAGAATAAGAGGGTTGTATCCATAATCTCCACAGAAGACTTTGGAAAG GTGGCATTTGTTGCAATTGGGGCAACAATGGTTGGCAGCATTACTTTTTCAAAGAAGGAAGGTGACTATGTTAGAAAGGGAGAAGAG TTTGGGTATTTCTCTTTTGGTGGAAGCACTGTGATTTGCATCTTTGAAAAG GGTTCATTAAGGATAGATAAGGACCTCTTGGAAAATAGTGCAAAATCACTTGAGACATTAGTTTCAGTGGGAATGCAGTTGGGGGTGTCTACAAAGACACAGGATTACTGCTAA